Proteins from one Mycobacterium adipatum genomic window:
- a CDS encoding MBL fold metallo-hydrolase — MFAQAARLLGGTTAVVAGGWVLRAVQGAPSALGAADIGPHAKKSPNYDKGVFVNREPASAAQLTRADQFALVRDLVTGGQRQRPPQEIPLVRPTVDAPPADLAVTWYGHSSALIEVDGYRVLADPVWSQRCSPSRVIGPQRLHPVPAHLDELPAIDAVIISHDHYDHLDIHTIKTLARSQRATFYVPLGIGAHLLTWGLPPERIVELDWDESAELGSLRLVCTPARHFSGRFLTRNVTLWSSWAVIGPRHRVFFGGDTGYTAGFTGIGDTWGPFDLTLMPIGAYHPGWPDIHMNPEEAVRAHRDVTDTGLLVPIHWATFRLAPHPWSEPVERMLRAAAAEGVAVATPRPGQLVSSAVNDAWWRD; from the coding sequence ATGTTCGCGCAGGCGGCCCGGTTGCTGGGCGGAACCACTGCCGTGGTTGCCGGTGGCTGGGTGCTGCGCGCGGTGCAGGGCGCGCCGTCGGCGCTCGGTGCCGCCGATATCGGCCCGCACGCCAAGAAGTCGCCGAACTACGACAAGGGCGTGTTCGTCAACCGCGAACCGGCCTCGGCCGCCCAGCTCACCAGAGCCGATCAGTTCGCCCTGGTGCGTGACCTGGTCACCGGTGGGCAGCGTCAGCGCCCTCCCCAGGAGATCCCGCTGGTGCGGCCCACGGTCGACGCCCCGCCCGCCGATCTCGCCGTCACCTGGTACGGGCATTCCTCGGCGCTCATCGAGGTCGACGGCTACCGGGTGCTGGCCGACCCGGTCTGGAGCCAGCGGTGCTCCCCGTCGCGGGTCATCGGACCGCAGCGCCTGCATCCGGTGCCCGCGCACCTCGACGAACTGCCCGCGATCGACGCCGTGATCATCAGTCACGACCACTACGACCATCTCGACATCCACACCATCAAGACACTGGCCCGCAGTCAGCGCGCCACGTTCTACGTCCCGCTCGGAATCGGCGCACACCTGCTCACCTGGGGTCTGCCGCCGGAACGGATCGTCGAGCTGGACTGGGACGAGAGTGCCGAACTGGGATCGCTGCGCCTGGTGTGCACGCCGGCGCGGCATTTCTCCGGCCGCTTCCTGACCCGCAACGTGACGCTATGGTCGTCCTGGGCGGTGATCGGACCGCGCCACCGGGTGTTCTTCGGCGGTGACACCGGCTACACGGCCGGCTTCACCGGCATCGGCGACACCTGGGGGCCGTTCGACCTCACCCTCATGCCGATCGGCGCCTATCACCCCGGCTGGCCGGATATCCACATGAACCCGGAGGAGGCGGTGCGCGCCCACCGCGATGTCACCGACACCGGGCTGCTGGTGCCGATCCACTGGGCGACGTTCCGGTTGGCGCCGCACCCCTGGTCGGAGCCCGTGGAGCGGATGTTGCGCGCGGCCGCCGCCGAGGGGGTGGCGGTGGCGACGCCGAGGCCGGGCCAGCTGGTCAGCTCGGCCGTGAACGACGCATGGTGGCGGGACTGA
- a CDS encoding serine hydrolase, with translation MRLILSIAASAVLVAGCGAPNTAQPSQGTPAPVASPSAPVPPPLVPAMPLPDNAVENAVSKLDGLAAELLRESGVPGLAVAVVHGGKTVYAKGFGVRDVRSQEPVDPDTVFQLASLSKPLSATVVARQVDDQTVGWDTPVVDELPWFALSDPGVTAMLTVGDLFSHRSGLPDHAGDKLEDIGYDRRAVLERLRQLPLDPFRISYAYTNFGLTAAAEAVSVAAGLPWERLAQESLFGPLGMNSTSYRFADYETRSNRAVGHIRVGPRDYQPRYVRNADPQAPAGGASSSVNDMTRWMSMVLAEGKLDDRQLIDAAALLPALTPQVVSSRGAEPAMRSGFYGYGFNVGTTSAARTELSHSGAFELGAGTNVAMLPSADVGIVALTNGTMSGVPEALTAQFADLVQFGEVREPWYELYSSKLLPMGDPVGSLVGAPPLADPDPAQPLSSYVGSYRNDFWGPAVVSERDGKLVLALGPRGDSFELAHRDGNVFTFTLVTENAPPGTISKATFDGPKLTLEYFDEAVFIK, from the coding sequence GTGAGACTGATCTTGAGCATCGCCGCGTCCGCCGTGCTGGTGGCCGGGTGCGGAGCCCCGAATACGGCGCAACCCAGTCAGGGAACACCGGCGCCGGTGGCATCCCCGTCGGCGCCGGTGCCGCCACCACTGGTGCCCGCGATGCCGTTGCCGGACAACGCGGTCGAGAACGCGGTGTCCAAGCTGGACGGCCTGGCCGCAGAACTGCTGCGGGAGTCCGGTGTTCCGGGGCTGGCGGTGGCCGTCGTGCATGGCGGAAAGACGGTGTACGCAAAGGGTTTCGGTGTCCGCGATGTGCGCTCCCAGGAGCCGGTGGACCCGGATACGGTCTTTCAACTCGCCTCGTTGTCCAAACCGCTGAGCGCCACCGTGGTCGCCCGGCAGGTCGACGACCAGACCGTCGGCTGGGACACCCCCGTGGTCGACGAACTGCCGTGGTTCGCGTTGTCGGACCCGGGCGTCACCGCGATGCTCACCGTCGGCGACCTGTTCTCGCACCGCTCCGGGCTGCCCGACCATGCCGGGGACAAACTGGAGGACATCGGATACGACCGCCGTGCCGTGCTCGAACGGCTGCGCCAGCTGCCGCTGGACCCGTTTCGGATCTCCTACGCGTACACCAACTTCGGGCTGACCGCGGCCGCCGAGGCGGTGTCGGTCGCCGCCGGCCTGCCGTGGGAGCGGCTGGCACAGGAGTCGCTGTTCGGTCCGCTCGGGATGAACTCGACCAGCTACCGCTTCGCCGATTACGAGACCCGATCCAACCGGGCCGTCGGGCACATTCGGGTGGGTCCGCGGGACTATCAGCCGCGCTACGTCCGCAATGCCGATCCGCAGGCACCCGCGGGCGGCGCGAGCTCGTCGGTCAACGATATGACGCGCTGGATGTCGATGGTGTTGGCCGAGGGGAAACTCGACGACCGCCAACTCATCGATGCCGCCGCGCTGCTACCCGCGCTCACCCCGCAGGTGGTCTCCAGCAGGGGTGCCGAACCCGCGATGCGGTCGGGTTTCTACGGCTACGGATTCAACGTGGGCACCACCTCGGCGGCCCGCACCGAACTGAGCCACTCCGGTGCCTTCGAGCTCGGCGCCGGAACCAACGTGGCGATGCTGCCCTCGGCCGATGTCGGGATCGTCGCCCTGACCAACGGCACGATGTCGGGTGTGCCGGAGGCGCTGACCGCCCAGTTCGCGGATCTGGTGCAGTTCGGCGAGGTCCGGGAACCCTGGTATGAGCTGTACAGTTCCAAGCTGCTGCCGATGGGTGACCCGGTCGGATCGCTTGTCGGCGCGCCGCCGCTCGCCGATCCCGATCCGGCACAACCCCTGTCGAGTTATGTGGGCTCCTACCGCAACGACTTCTGGGGTCCCGCGGTGGTGTCCGAGCGGGACGGCAAGCTGGTGCTCGCGCTCGGGCCGCGTGGGGATTCCTTCGAACTGGCTCACCGCGACGGCAACGTGTTCACCTTCACGCTGGTCACCGAGAATGCGCCGCCGGGCACGATCTCCAAGGCCACCTTCGACGGTCCGAAGCTCACCCTCGAGTATTTCGATGAGGCGGTATTCATCAAGTGA
- a CDS encoding antitoxin — MSFLDKIKGLVAKNADKVDTVIDKAGDLVDKKTQGKYAEHVDKVQDAAKKAAREQAGTPPPPVPPTQQSGQPPAAPPAP, encoded by the coding sequence ATGAGTTTCTTGGACAAGATCAAGGGCCTGGTGGCGAAGAACGCCGACAAGGTCGACACGGTCATCGACAAGGCCGGTGACCTGGTCGACAAGAAAACCCAGGGCAAATACGCCGAGCATGTGGACAAGGTCCAGGACGCCGCGAAGAAGGCGGCCCGCGAACAGGCCGGCACCCCGCCACCACCGGTGCCGCCCACCCAGCAGTCCGGACAGCCGCCGGCCGCCCCTCCCGCGCCGTAG
- a CDS encoding SRPBCC family protein: protein MAKLSVSVDVPLSPEQAWESASDLARFKEWLSIHKMWRSALPEELGKGTEIESIVEVKGMLNRVRWTVVNYKPPESMTLNGNGVGGVKIKLIARVKPVVEGAAVQLDIHLGGPALFGPIGMVVAGALKSDIRQSLDQFKAVYS, encoded by the coding sequence ATGGCCAAGCTCTCCGTCTCCGTCGACGTCCCCCTGTCGCCGGAGCAGGCCTGGGAGTCGGCATCGGATCTCGCGCGGTTCAAGGAGTGGCTGAGCATCCACAAGATGTGGCGCTCCGCGCTGCCCGAGGAGCTGGGTAAGGGCACCGAGATCGAATCGATCGTCGAGGTCAAGGGCATGCTCAACCGCGTGCGCTGGACGGTCGTGAACTACAAGCCGCCGGAGTCGATGACACTCAACGGCAACGGTGTCGGCGGGGTGAAGATCAAGCTCATCGCCCGGGTCAAGCCCGTGGTCGAGGGTGCCGCCGTGCAACTGGACATCCACCTGGGCGGGCCCGCGCTGTTCGGCCCGATCGGCATGGTGGTCGCCGGTGCGTTGAAGAGCGACATCCGCCAGTCGCTGGACCAGTTCAAGGCGGTGTACTCCTAG